A single window of Saccharomyces kudriavzevii IFO 1802 strain IFO1802 genome assembly, chromosome: 16 DNA harbors:
- the TAF3 gene encoding Taf3p (similar to Saccharomyces cerevisiae TAF3 (YPL011C); ancestral locus Anc_8.77) translates to MTSNHDFYFALLRISILQLLKAQGFDRARPSLVDLMTDLYAKFLGLLASEISSIAQARCDQDDTVALQDITVALENLGIVKPTNVLDVYDENSELSSSRGMEKFKDWCIYSAQLSDARIVALPTVELLQNAEKESDLLSAIPDYLNQLLQNKGAKQKLETKNRKNELIEDLINNNELDDWIKLVVARQRINLIGRASKKEPQNVVTLPHIGGYKSSILSHHRNSTITDEDRLPSAMTARDDDASADIQANPYVTSKLPIMRAENRLENITLSFENEELESSDEMENSDQAPKDNNNDERSKENNQSETVSPHDDDHDVSMFQFDSNVDTKWAEQEDMDSTFQRRTSLDYGGYF, encoded by the coding sequence ATGACTTCTAATCAcgatttttattttgcgCTTCTTCGCATATCCATACTACAATTACTGAAAGCCCAAGGGTTTGACAGAGCAAGACCTAGTCTGGTGGATCTTATGACCGACCTTTATGCGAAATTCTTGGGTTTGTTAGCATCAGAGATCAGTTCTATTGCTCAGGCAAGATGTGACCAGGACGATACGGTTGCTTTACAGGACATAACGGTGGCTCTGGAAAATTTGGGCATTGTCAAGCCTACGAATGTTCTGGATGTTTATGATGAAAACTCTGAATTATCAAGTTCGCGGGGAATGGAAAAGTTCAAGGACTGGTGTATTTATAGTGCCCAATTGAGTGATGCGCGAATAGTTGCTTTGCCTACAGTGGAATTGTTACAAAACGCAGAGAAAGAGTCTGATCTTTTGTCAGCAATACCAGACTACCTCAACCAATTGCTACAAAACAAAGGCGCTAAACAGAAGCTAGAAACtaaaaacagaaaaaatgagCTGATAGAAGATTtaataaataataatgaacTGGACGATTGGATCAAATTGGTGGTAGCGAGACAACGCATCAACCTCATTGGACGGGCGTCTAAAAAAGAACCTCAAAATGTGGTGACTTTGCCGCATATTGGGGGGTACAAGTCTTCAATCCTAAGCCATCACCGCAATAGTACGATAACTGATGAAGATAGACTGCCTTCGGCTATGACTGCGAGAGATGACGATGCTTCAGCAGATATCCAAGCAAATCCATATGTAACAAGCAAACTGCCGATAATGAGGGCGGAAAATAGGTTAGAGAACATAACTCTGtcctttgaaaatgaagagctTGAATCATCTGACGAAATGGAAAACTCCGACCAAGCACCCAAAGATAACAATAACGACGAACGttccaaagaaaacaatcaaaGTGAAACGGTATCGCCTCATGATGATGACCATGATGTATCGATGTTTCAATTTGATTCAAATGTAGATACGAAATGGGCAGAACAGGAAGATATGGATAGCACATTCCAGCGTAGAACCTCACTAGATTACGGGGGTTATTTTTAA
- the RET3 gene encoding coatomer subunit zeta (similar to Saccharomyces cerevisiae RET3 (YPL010W); ancestral locus Anc_8.76), which yields MSSLSLYTVQAVLILDQQGERIYAKYYQPPHKSNNGHQLLFSSVKKQKEFENQLHRKTHKQDSEIMIFEDRLVLYKEYIDITIYLVASLEENEIVLQQGFSAIRGALDLILNSGLDKKNIQENYDMVLLAIDETIDNGVILETDSNTIASRVSKPPTNEPQMALDLDKGFLGAWGFAKSKFQERLQQGL from the coding sequence ATGTCTTCTTTATCGCTATACACTGTTCAGGCTGTTTTGATACTGGATCAGCAGGGGGAAAGAATTTATGCAAAGTATTATCAACCACCTCATAAATCCAATAACGGACACCAATTGCTCTTCAGTTCCGTGAAGAAGCAGAAAGAATTTGAGAACCAACTCCATCGTAAAACTCACAAGCAAGATTCTGAGATTATGATCTTCGAGGATCGTTTGGTTCTTTACAAAGAGTATATTGATATCACGATATATTTAGTTGCTTCGCTTGAAGAGAATGAAATTGTTCTACAGCAGGGTTTCTCAGCTATCAGAGGAGCGCtggatttgattttgaactCAGGCCTAGACAAAAAGAACATCCAGGAGAACTATGATATGGTTTTATTAGCTATTGACGAAACCATTGATAATGGCGTTATCCTCGAAACAGACTCGAACACCATTGCATCCAGAGTTTCTAAGCCGCCCACAAATGAACCCCAAATGGCATTGGATTTAGATAAAGGGTTCTTAGGCGCGTGGGGTTTTGCAAAGAGCAAGTTTCAAGAAAGGTTGCAACAAGGTTTATGA
- the RQC2 gene encoding Rqc2p (similar to Saccharomyces cerevisiae TAE2 (YPL009C); ancestral locus Anc_8.75) encodes MKQRISALDLLLLARELKQDLEGYRLSNIYNIADSSKQFLLRFNKPDSKLNVVVDCGLRIYLTEFSRPIPPTPSGFVVKLRKHLKAKRLTSLRQVDQDRILVLQFADGHFYLVLEFFSAGNVILLDENRRIMSLQRVVLEHENQVGQIYEMFDETLFAAGNDFVNESPEIIKEKYTSNLVNEWIEATQSKYDSDIAVIKQLNIQNKNDSKEKKVKVPSIHKLLLSKVPHLSSDLLSKNLKVFNIDPSMSCLALLDRTNTLAEMLNRTQSEYNELLTTSDRKGYILAKKNENFNSIKDPADLEFIYDTFHPFRPYINEKNSGSFRIADVEGPYNKTLDKFFSTIESSKYALRIQNQESQAQKKIDDARAENDRKIQALLNVQELNERKGHLIIENASLIEEVKLAVQGLVDQQMDWSTIEKLIKSEQKKGNKIAQLLNLPLNLKQNKISVKLDISREEESITSSDEDDESEDSSSEGSSDSGDMSTFKEENSKKKGQSNNALNVTIDLGLSAYANASEYFNIKKTSAEKQKKVEKNVGKAMKNIEVKIDQQLKRKLKESHSVLKKVRTPYFFEKYNWFISSEGFLVMMGKSPAETDQIYSKYIEDDDIYMSNSFNTHVWIKNPDKTEVPPNTLMQAGILCMSSSEAWSKKIASSPWWCFAKNVCKFDSSDNSILPEGALRLKNEKDLNLLPPAQLVMGFAFLWKVKTGENNEENDEDDEKEEEEEEEEEEEEEEEGEEGEEGEEIDESSKNENENADGVANSNDDDPNNIKRGIERENIDNTKISELTLNLEKRETSSNSDGEQTVTEKQSIPISVVDSMNNKVRGKRGKLKKIQRKYADQDEQERFLRLEALGTLKGIEKQQQKKKEQLMRQELREDKKNKREKQRQLQALKFTKKEKAKVSYDKHMTELKPSLNKDDIVVDIVPVFAPWPALLKYKYKVKIQPGNAKKTKTLTEILHYFKNRPVDISSADKEMDWPQEHEMIKSLKEHDLVLLLCVDKLKITIAGQKSTKNSGGSQKGKKSSKSAGMKKNR; translated from the coding sequence ATGAAGCAAAGAATTAGTGCACTAGACTTACTGCTGCTGGCCAGGGAGCTGAAGCAGGATTTGGAAGGCTACAGATTGAGCAACATATACAACATTGCCGATTCTTCAAAGCAATTTTTGCTGAGATTCAATAAGCCGGATTCTAAACTAAATGTCGTTGTAGATTGTGGATTAAGAATTTACCTAACCGAGTTTAGTAGACCAATTCCTCCAACCCCCTCCGGTTTTGTTGTCAAGCTAAGAAAGCATTTAAAGGCTAAACGACTAACCTCTTTAAGGCAAGTAGACCAAGATAGAATTCTTGTTCTGCAATTTGCTGATGGACATTTCTACCTAGTACTGGAATTTTTTAGTGCAGGTAATGTTATCCTTCTAGATGAAAACAGAAGAATTATGTCCCTGCAAAGAGTGGTGTTGGAACACGAAAATCAGGTTGGTCAAATTTATGAAATGTTTGACGAAACACTTTTTGCCGCAGGTAATGACTTTGTCAACGAATCTCCGGAAATCATTAAAGAAAAGTACACCTCAAATCTTGTCAATGAGTGGATAGAGGCGACTCAGAGCAAATACGACTCAGATATTGCAGTTATTAAGCAACTTAACATTCAGAATAAAAACGattcgaaagaaaagaaagttaaAGTTCCCTCCATCCATAAACTACTGCTTTCAAAGGTTCCTCACTTGTCTTCCGATCTCctatcaaagaatttgaaagtATTCAATATTGACCCTTCGATGTCTTGTTTAGCACTTCTAGATAGGACAAACACACTTGCAGAAATGCTGAATCGTACTCAATCGGAGTATAATGAACTATTAACTACTTCTGATAGAAAGGGCTATattttggccaaaaaaaatgaaaacttcaaTTCTATAAAGGATCCCGCAGACCTAGAGTTTATTTATGATACATTCCATCCCTTCAGACCATATATCAATGAGAAGAACAGTGGTTCCTTCAGAATCGCTGACGTTGAAGGTCCTTACAATAAGACGTTAGACAAGTTCTTCTCAACAATAGAATCTTCTAAGTATGCCCTACGCATCCAAAATCAGGAGTCGCAAgcacaaaagaaaatagatGATGCTCGTGCCGAAAATGATAGGAAAATACAAGCTTTATTGAACGTCCAGGAATTaaacgaaagaaaaggtcacctaataattgaaaatgcCTCTCTAATCGAGGAAGTAAAGCTTGCTGTTCAAGGGTTAGTTGATCAACAAATGGACTGGAGCACTATTGAGAAATTAATTAAAAGtgaacagaaaaaaggTAACAAAATTGCTCAATTGTTAAACCTTCCTTTAAATTTAAAGCAAAACAAGATTAGCGTGAAGCTTGATATTTCTAGGGAAGAAGAGAGTATAACCTCTTCggatgaagacgatgaatCAGAAGATAGCAGCAGTGAAGGCTCTAGTGATTCTGGGGACATGAGCACTtttaaagaggaaaattcaaaaaaaaaaggtcaaTCCAATAATGCGCTAAATGTCACAATCGACCTTGGTTTATCAGCCTACGCTAATGCATCTGAATACTTCAATATTAAGAAAACGAGTGCCgaaaaacagaagaaaGTAGAAAAGAATGTCGGAAAGGCTATGAAGAATATTGAAGTCAAAATTGATCAACAACTAAAGAGAAAGCTAAAAGAATCTCATAGTGTCTTAAAGAAGGTTCGGACCCcttacttttttgaaaaatataactGGTTTATTTCCAGCGAGGGATTTTTGGTCATGATGGGTAAAAGCCCAGCTGAGACAGATCAAATCTACTCTAAGTacattgaagatgatgatatttaCATGTCGAATAGTTTTAATACACATGTATGGATCAAAAATCCAGACAAGACCGAAGTTCCTCCAAACACCTTGATGCAAGCTGGTATACTATGCATGTCCTCAAGCGAGGCATGGTCTAAAAAGATAGCTTCATCTCCGTGGTGGTGCTTTGCTAAGAACGTCTGTAAATTTGATAGCTCTGATAACAGCATTTTACCAGAAGGTGCCTTAAGAttaaagaatgaaaaagacCTAAATCTTTTACCGCCTGCCCAACTTGTAATGGGATTCGCATTTTTATGGAAAGTGAAGACAggtgaaaataatgaagaaaatgatgaagatgatgagaaagaagaagaagaagaagaagaagaagaagaagaagaagaagaagaaggagaagaaggagaagaaggagaagaaattgatgagTCATCGAAAAACGAGAACGAAAATGCGGATGGTGTCGCAAATAGCAACGATGATGACCCTAACAACATCAAAAGAGGGATCGAAAGAGAAAACATCGACAACACAAAAATATCTGAATtaactttgaatttggaaaaGAGGGAAACTAGCAGTAACAGTGATGGTGAGCAGACTGTAACTGAGAAACAGAGCATTCCGATATCTGTAGTTGACAGCATGAACAACAAAGTCCGTGGTAAGAGAGGAaagttaaagaaaatccaaagaaaatatgcTGATCAAGATGAGCAAGAGCGTTTCTTGCGTTTAGAGGCTTTGGGCACTTTGAAGGGTATCGAGAAGCAAcagcaaaagaagaaagagcaATTAATGAGACAAGAACTTAGAGAggacaaaaagaataaacgGGAAAAACAAAGGCAATTACAAGCTTTGAAATTCactaaaaaggaaaaggcaAAGGTTAGCTATGACAAACATATGACTGAATTAAAGCCATCTCTCAATAAAGATGATATAGTTGTCGATATTGTGCCTGTATTTGCTCCCTGGCCTGcacttttgaaatataaGTATAAGGTAAAAATTCAACCCGGCAACgcaaagaaaacgaagacCTTGACAGAAATTTTGCACTATTTTAAAAATAGGCCAGTAGACATTTCTTCTGCCgacaaagaaatggattGGCCGCAGGAACATGAAATGATCAAAAGTTTGAAGGAACACGATCTGGTTCTCCTACTATGTGTCgataaattgaaaataactATTGCTGGGCAAAAATCTACCAAGAACAGTGGTGGTTCACAGAAGGGCAAAAAGAGCTCAAAGTCAGCTGgcatgaaaaaaaatagataa
- the CHL1 gene encoding DNA helicase (similar to Saccharomyces cerevisiae CHL1 (YPL008W); ancestral locus Anc_8.81), translated as MGQKEYSETFYHPYEPYDIQIQLMETVYRVLSEGKKIAILESPTGTGKTLSLICATMTWLRMNKADIFTRREANSENNENGGESESEDEPDWVNDTYRESLLQEKLVSLNEYEKHLNELNITGRKSSKTIHDLNKEDGRYGAVESLRKRRRRNQHIDISLEEQDFIPQPYESDSETYETIVGLRGARLLDKHHRLSELSSEIKTLLNRIDGKISMDSSNSNCFAVLNQNPVKIYFASRTYSQLSQFTSQIRLPTFPSSFRNKVPDEKVKYLPLASKKQLCINPKVTKWKTLEAINDACTDARHSKEGCSFYQNTNEWRHAPDTLALRDTIFSEIQDIEDLVPLGKSLGICPYYASREALPIAEVVTLPYQYLLSESTRSSLQIDLQDAIVIIDEAHNLIETINSIYSSEVSLEDLRNCHKGILTYFNKFKSRLNPGNRVNLLKLNSLLTTLIQFITKNFKKIGLEIDPNDMFEGSNIDTLNIHKILRYIKVSKIAYKIDAYTQALEDIESVRNEKQTNGAHRKPVSSQPLLFKVSKFLSCLTNLTSEGQFFFEKGCSIKYMLLEPSEPFDSILNQAKCVLLAGGTMEPVSEFLTNLFPKVSSESITTFSCNHVIPKENLKTYATNQSEFEFTFEKRMSPSLINDRLFQFFVELSEAVPQKGGIVAFFPSYQYLAHIIECWKQNENLTHLNKVRKIFYESKDGEDILAGYSESVAEGKGSILFAIVGGKLSEGINFQDNLCRAVVMVGLPFPNIFSGELIIKRKHLTNKIMKSGGTKEEASQATREFMENICMKAVNQSIGRAIRHANDYANIYLLDVRYNRPNFREKLSRWVKDSINSEQTINQIISSTRLFFAAHSRNAH; from the coding sequence ATGGGTCAAAAGGAATACTCGGAGACTTTCTACCATCCCTATGAACCCTACGACATTCAAATACAATTAATGGAAACTGTATACAGGGTACTATCCgaagggaagaaaatagCGATTCTGGAAAGTCCCACAGGAACAGGCAAGACGCTGTCTTTGATTTGCGCCACTATGACTTGGCTAAGAATGAATAAAGCAGATATTTTCACCCGAAGGGAAGCTAATTCTGAGAACAATGAGAACGGGGGTGAGAGCGAGAGCGAGGATGAACCAGACTGGGTTAATGACACCTATCGAGAGTCACTTCTACAAGAAAAGTTAGTTTCGTTGAATGAGTATGAAAAGCATTTAAACGAACTTAACATTACTGGTCGTAAGTCGTCGAAAACAATTCATGATCTAAATAAAGAAGACGGAAGATACGGTGCAGTGGAATCATTAAGAAAAAGGCGCAGGCGTAATCAGCACATTGATATATCacttgaagaacaagattTTATCCCACAGCCTTATGAATCCGATTCTGAAACATATGAAACCATCGTGGGCTTAAGAGGAGCACGACTACTTGACAAACATCACAGATTAAGCGAGCTGAGCTCAGAAATAAAAACTCTGTTGAACAGAATTGATGGAAAGATTTCAATGGATTCGAGCAACAGTAATTGTTTTGCAGTTTTAAATCAAAACCCAGTGAAGATATATTTTGCCTCTAGAACTTATTCTCAATTAAGTCAATTTACTTCGCAAATAAGGTTGCCCACATTTCCATCATCATTTAGAAATAAGGTCCCcgatgaaaaagtaaaatacCTACCACTGgcttcaaaaaaacaactATGTATCAATCCCAAAGTAACGAAATGGAAGACGCTCGAGGCTATTAATGACGCGTGTACGGATGCTAGACACAGTAAAGAAGGCTGTTCGTTCTATCAGAATACAAATGAATGGCGTCACGCTCCTGACACATTGGCCCTTAGAGATACGATATTCTCagaaattcaagatattgaagaCTTAGTTCCCTTAGGGAAATCTTTGGGAATATGTCCGTATTATGCATCTAGAGAAGCCCTCCCTATTGCGGAGGTTGTGACTTTGCCATATCAATATTTACTTTCTGAGTCTACACGTTCGAGCCTCCAGATAGACCTTCAAGATGCTATAGTAATCATTGATGAAGCTCACAATTTAATAGAAACAATAAATTCTATATACTCCTCCGAGGTTTCCTTAGAAGATTTGAGGAATTGTCATAAGGGGATTTTAACGTATTTtaacaaattcaaatctaGACTTAATCCTGGTAATAGGGTAAACTTATTAAAATTGAATTCACTTTTAACGACGCTGATTCAGTTTataaccaaaaattttaagAAAATAGGACTAGAGATAGACCCAAATGATATGTTTGAAGGAAGCAACATAGACACATTAAAcattcataaaatattgaGATACATAAAAGTCTCTAAAATTGCTTACAAAATTGATGCGTATACTCAGGCTTTAGAAGACATAGAATCGGtaagaaatgaaaaacagACAAACGGAGCACATAGAAAACCGGTATCCTCACAACCGCTGCTTTTTAAAGTTTCTAAATTCTTATCCTGTTTAACAAACTTGACCTCAGAGGGgcaattcttttttgaaaaaggctGTTCAATAAAGTACATGCTTCTGGAACCAAGTGAACCTTTTGACTCAATCCTAAATCAAGCAAAATGTGTACTGTTGGCAGGGGGGACAATGGAACCAGTTAGCGAGTTTTTGACAAACTTGTTTCCAAAAGTTTCTTCCGAAAGCATTACAACTTTTTCCTGTAACCATGTCATACCgaaggaaaatttgaaaacttaTGCTACAAATCAGTCcgaatttgaatttacatttgaaaagaggATGTCTCCTTCCCTTATAAATGATCGTTTATTCCAGTTTTTCGTTGAATTGAGCGAAGCAGTTCCTCAAAAGGGAGGTATAGtagctttttttccaagttATCAGTATTTGGCACATATCATCGAGTGCTGgaaacaaaatgaaaacttaACTCATTTAAATAAGGTCAGAAAGATATTCTATGAATCAAAGGACGGTGAGGATATCTTAGCCGGATATTCAGAATCAGTGGCAGAGGGCAAAGGGTCTATCTTATTTGCTATTGTTGGGGGAAAACTGTCAGAGGgaataaattttcaagataaTTTGTGCAGAGCAGTGGTGATGGTCGGTCTGCCATTTCCGAATATATTTAGTGGAGAACTGATaattaaaagaaagcatttgacaaataaaataatgaagTCAGGCGGGACAAAGGAAGAAGCTTCGCAGGCGACAAGGGAGTTTATGGAGAATATTTGTATGAAAGCAGTTAACCAGAGCATTGGACGAGCTATACGGCATGCAAATGACTATGCAAATATTTATCTGCTCGATGTGCGATATAACAGACCCAACTTCCGGGAAAAATTGTCGCGTTGGGTGAAAGACTCAATCAATTCTGAACAAACAATTAACCaaattatttcttcaacg